In one Gadus morhua chromosome 7, gadMor3.0, whole genome shotgun sequence genomic region, the following are encoded:
- the LOC115547182 gene encoding protocadherin alpha-C2 isoform X2 has protein sequence MAVAMRRTCEGTGTHVPFGVLLFLLCCGLSCGQLSYTVTEEVENGALVGDLVQDLGLDARRLTGRKMKATSNSGKRYVIVNPKNGKLFVNERIDRETLCDATGTCLINLEVFLENPSEVHHVEVKVLDANDNAPQFPRDEYQLEIIESALPGSRYPVESAEDLDIGSNSLRLYQLSTNEHFALVSNKPSLNNKHIELVLKKPLDREQTPYHQLILSAVDGGSPERTGTATINVRVLDANDNVPVFDSSVYKVKLPENSAKNSLVIKLNATDLDEGTNGEVYYSFSSYTPERVRQMFSMDANTGEIRVRNNVDYEETNSYEMYIQAMDKGPGAVAAHCKVVIEVVDVNDNVPEIVLSSLSSPVREDARPDTVVALISVTDRDSGANKQVSLEIPLTLPFRIKSFRNYYTLVTSGFLDRETTDAYNVTLSATDGGTPPLSSQKTIRVEVADVNDNPPRFEQTSYTVYVTENNAPGASLCTVRAQDADVRDNARITYTVLNDNNHGIPVTSYVSVKAETGEAYALRAFDYESLREFHFQVKAQDGGIPPLSRVATVYIYVMDQNDHVPRIVTATRGNASRSTETVLKNAEPGTLVTKVVAYDADAGPNAWLVYVLQQASDADLFKVHQHTGEVRTTRRVMEDNSTSFSLTVLVRDHGQPALSSTATITVAVMEPPQKPAPDPRRIIRPHSTLLFSNVTLYLIVALSATTFVFLVTVVVLAIVRCHAYCTTPGSCSPCCVSQKAPPDGGNSSVSGGGGGGGAGGGGPGGPQPNSNVVLRRDLKVEPHYIEVRGNGSLTKTYCYKTCLTATSGSDTFMFYNTGRPISGTWGSGAERFFTSNSGFVRRLSMPDNSLQICPEPKAPNADWRYSASLRSGMHSMQGMQGMPGMQGMQGMQGMQAMQGMQAMQGMQAMQGMQAMQGMQGMQAMSAVHMEESSVMQGAQGMLVQNWPTVSSAAGETGRVGESFPLQWAPGSTATAGTSATAPGAPSTGPPPP, from the exons ATGGCCGTGGCCATGCGGAGGACGTGTGAGGGGACAGGGACTCATGTGCCTTTTGGTGTTCTGTTGTTCCTCCTGTGTTGTGGCCTTTCGTGCGGACAGCTGAGCTACACGGTGAccgaggaggtggagaacgGTGCGCTGGTGGGCGACCTGGTGCAGGACCTGGGGCTGGACGCGAGGCGGCTGACCGGCCGCAAGATGAAGGCGACCTCCAACAGCGGGAAGCGCTACGTGATTGTCAATCCCAAAAACGGAAAGCTGTTCGTGAACGAGCGCATCGACCGGGAGACGCTATGCGACGCGACCGGCACCTGCCTTATCAACCTGGAGGTGTTCCTGGAGAACCCCTCCGAGGTGCACCACGTCGAGGTGAAGGTGCTGGACGCCAACGACAACGCGCCGCAGTTCCCCCGGGACGAGTACCAGCTGGAGATTATCGAATCCGCGCTGCCCGGTTCCCGGTACCCGGTGGAGAGCGCGGAGGACTTGGATATTGGATCTAACTCCTTGCGCTTGTACCAGCTCAGCACGAACGAACACTTCGCGCTGGTCTCCAACAAACCCTCCCTGAACAACAAGCACATCGAGCTGGTGCTCAAGAAGCCGCTGGACCGCGAGCAGACGCCTTACCACCAGCTGATACTGAGCGCCGTGGACGGGGGTTCGCCGGAGAGAACGGGAACCGCGACGATTAACGTGCGCGTCCTGGACGCCAACGACAACGTGCCGGTGTTCGACAGCTCGGTGTACAAAGTGAAACTGCCGGAGAACTCGGCCAAAAACTCGCTGGTCATCAAGCTGAACGCCACGGACCTGGACGAGGGCACGAATGGCGAGGTGTACTACTCCTTCAGCAGCTACACGCCCGAGAGGGTGAGGCAGATGTTCTCCATGGACGCCAACACGGGGGAGATCCGGGTGAGGAACAACGTGGACTACGAGGAGACCAACTCCTACGAGATGTACATCCAGGCCATGGACAAGGGCCCGGGCGCCGTGGCCGCCCACTGCAAGGTGGTCATCGAGGTGgtggacgtcaacgacaacgtCCCGGAGATCGTGCTGTCCTCACTGTCCAGCCCGGTGCGGGAGGACGCACGGCCCGACACCGTGGTGGCGCTCATCAGCGTCACCGACCGCGACTCGGGCGCCAACAAGCAGGTGAGCCTGGAGATCCCGCTGACCCTCCCCTTCCGCATCAAGTCCTTCCGGAACTACTACACCCTGGTGACCTCGGGCTTCCTGGACCGCGAGACCACCGACGCCTACAACGTGACGCTCAGCGCCACCGACGGCGGCACGCCCCCCCTCAGCTCACAGAAGACCATCCGGGTGGAGGTGGcggacgtcaacgacaacccgCCGCGCTTCGAGCAGACGTCGTACACCGTGTACGTGACGGAGAACAACGCGCCGGGCGCCTCGCTGTGCACCGTGCGGGCGCAGGACGCCGACGTCCGGGACAACGCCCGCATCACGTACACCGTGCTCAACGACAACAACCACGGCATCCCCGTCACCTCCTACGTGTCGGTGAAGGCGGAGACGGGCGAGGCGTACGCGCTGCGCGCCTTCGACTACGAGTCGCTGCGCGAGTTCCACTTCCAGGTGAAGGCGCAGGACGGAGGCATCCCGCCGCTGAGCCGCGTGGCCACCGTCTACATCTACGTCATGGACCAGAACGACCACGTGCCGCGCATCGTCACGGCGACGCGCGGCAACGCCTCGCGCTCCACCGAGACGGTGCTGAAGAACGCCGAGCCGGGCACGCTGGTCACCAAGGTGGTGGCGTACGACGCCGACGCGGGGCCCAACGCCTGGCTGGTGTACGTGCTGCAGCAGGCCAGCGACGCCGACCTCTTCAAGGTGCACCAGCACACGGGCGAGGTCCGCACCACGCGCCGCGTGATGGAGGAcaactccacctccttctcGCTGACGGTGCTGGTGCGGGACCACGGCCAGCCCGCGCTGTCGtccaccgccaccatcaccgTGGCCGTGATGGAGCCGCCCCAGAAGCCGGCCCCGGACCCCCGGCGCATCATCAGGCCCCACAGCACGCTGCTGTTCTCCAACGTCACGCTGTACCTCATCGTGGCGCTCAGCGCCACCACCTTCGTGTTCCTGGTCACCGTGGTGGTGCTCGCCATCGTGCGCTGCCACGCCTACTGCACCACGCCCGGCTCCTGCTCACCGTGCTGCGTGTCCCAGAAGGCGCCGCCCGACGGCGGCAACAGCAGCgtgagcggcggcggcggcggcggcggcgctggggGCGGGGGCCCGGGCGGGCCGCAGCCCAACAGCAACGTGGTGCTGCGCCGGGACTTGAAGGTGGAGCCGCACTACATCGAGGTGCGGGGCAACGGCTCGCTGACCAAGACCTACTGCTACAAGACGTGCCTGACGGCCACCTCGGGCAGCGACACCTTCATGTTCTACAACACGGGCCGGCCCATCAGCGGCACCTGGGGCAGCGGCGCCGAGCGGTTCTTCACCAGCAACAGCGGCTTCGTGAGGCGGCTCAGCATGCCCGACAACTCCCTGCAGATCTGCCCCGAG ccgAAGGCGCCGAATGCTGACTGGCGATATTCTGCCTCTCTGAGGTCTGGGATGCACAGCATGCAAGGGATGCAGGGCATGCCAGGGATGCAAGGGATGCAAGGGATGCAAGGGATGCAAGCAATGCAAGGGATGCAAGCCATGCAGGGGATGCAAGCAATGCAGGGGATGCAAGCCATGCAGGGGATGCAAGGGATGCAGGCCATGAG TGCGGTCCACATGGAGGAGTCGTCGGTAATGCAGGGAGCCCAGGGCATGCTGGTCCAGAACTGGCCAACGGTGTCCAGCGCTGCAGGTGAG
- the LOC115547196 gene encoding protocadherin alpha-C2: protein MALCASAPRTQWMAALWLLAALWGRAAAITRYSIPEEMAAGSVVANLATDLGLEVRSLKERAAKLDVIQSKNYLDINKETGDLVIREKIDRESICMSKTASCFLKMDVVLENPIRIFNIELEIMDINDNAPVFRRKTMHLDISEAAAPGERFSLTNAVDADVGANSIKTYFLSESDSFSIDIQTGSDGSKYVDLVLNSDLDREQRGLQTLILTAVDGGVPARSGTASIVINVLDINDNAPVFNQSVYTVNVTENASLGSVVMTLNATDQDEGKNAELLYSYTLYTSEKTQEIFSLDPNTGEIKVKGPIDYEEIQSFEMYIQAHDKGSTPLSGQCKVTLYVVDLNDNYPVVTIKSLKTRVPEDVPVGTLIAVVSVSDKDSGANGEVEISLNHAARLPFVLNKSSEDYLELLVSQPLDRETTSRYEITLRVRDRGSPPLGENETLILEVLDINDNAPAFPQSSYTIHVAENNALGALLTSLSAYDPDLNENQYLVYFIMEKEVANTSMSMLFSINPENGNLYALKTFDYEIERDFLFHVEARDSGSPPLSANVTVRVVVQDQNDNAPVIVAPWRPQGSVVEEVIPRSADKGHLIAKVIAIDADAEQNARVTYQVLQMSDASLFSLDQYNGEIRTARMFSYRDPRQQRLVIVAKDNGEPPLSATVTVKIATVENALPFSEATEVPIEYDVFTDLNLYLVIGLGAVSFLLLITILVIIVLKCQKPKPKPLKMPPPNRNSVISRNSIISQRSSTIADSTLISSDAYWYSLFLAETRKGNVVVRQPIVPKGAGYFVSSIPRSIGPSEISDSRASTLEYSK from the exons ATGGCGCTGTGTGCGTCGGCTCCGCGGACACAATGGATGGCGGCTCTCTGGCTGCTTGCAGCGCTGTGGGGACGCGCGGCCGCCATCACCCGCTACTCCATCCCGGAGGAGATGGCGGCGGGCTCGGTGGTCGCTAACCTGGCCACGGATCTCGGACTGGAGGTCCGCAGCCTGAAGGAGCGGGCGGCGAAGCTCGACGTGATCCAGAGCAAGAACTACCTCGACATCAACAAAGAGACGGGAGACCTGGTGATCCGCGAGAAGATCGACCGGGAGAGCATCTGCATGAGTAAGACCGCCTCGTGCTTCCTGAAGATGGACGTGGTCCTGGAGAACCCAATCCGGATCTTCAACATCGAGCTGGAGATCATGGACATCAACGACAACGCGCCGGTGTTCCGGAGGAAGACGATGCACCTGGACATCTCCGAGGCGGCCGCTCCCGGCGAGAGATTCTCTCTCACGAACGCCGTGGATGCGGACGTGGGCGCGAACTCCATCAAGACCTACTTCCTCAGCGAGAGCGACTCGTTCAGCATCGACATACAGACCGGCAGCGACGGGTCGAAATACGTCGACCTGGTTCTCAACAGCGATTTGGACAGAGAACAACGCGGTCTCCAGACGTTGATCCTGACGGCGGTGGACGGTGGCGTTCCCGCCCGCTCCGGGACGGCCAGCATCGTCATTAACGTTCTCGATATCAACGACAACGCCCCCGTGTTCAATCAGTCTGTATACACCGTCAATGTCACGGAGAACGCGTCGCTCGGCTCGGTCGTGATGACTTTGAACGCGACGGATCAGGACGAAGGTAAGAACGCCGAGTTGTTGTACTCCTACACGCTTTACACGTCCGAGAAGACCCAGGAGATCTTCTCTCTAGACCCCAACACCGGCGAGATCAAAGTGAAGGGGCCCATCGACTATGAGGAGATCCAAAGTTTTGAGATGTACATCCAGGCCCACGATAAGGGCTCCACGCCGCTGTCGGGCCAGTGTAAGGTCACACTGTACGTGGTGGACCTCAACGACAACTATCCCGTGGTCACCATCAAGTCCCTGAAGACGCGGGTCCCGGAGGACGTCCCCGTGGGGACGCTGATCGCCGTGGTGAGCGTCAGCGACAAGGACTCGGGCGCCAACGGCGAGGTGGAGATCTCCCTGAACCACGCCGCCCGGCTGCCCTTCGTCCTCAACAAGTCCTCGGAGGACTACCTGGAGCTGCTGGTGTCCCAGCCCCTGGACCGCGAGACCACAAGCCGCTACGAGATCACGCTGAGGGTCCGGGACCGCGGCTCCCCCCCGCTGGGCGAGAACGAGACCCTCATCCTGGAGGTGCTTGACATCAACGACAACGCGCCCGCCTTCCCGCAGTCGTCCTACACCATCCACGTGGCGGAGAACAACGCCCTGGGCGCGCTGCTCACCTCGCTGAGCGCCTACGACCCGGACCTCAACGAGAACCAGTACCTGGTGTACTTCAtcatggagaaggaggtggccAACACCTCCATGTCCATGCTGTTCTCCATCAACCCCGAGAACGGGAACCTCTACGCCCTGAAGACCTTCGACTACGAGATCGAGCGGGACTTCCTGTTCCACGTGGAGGCGCGGGACTCGGGCAGCCCGCCGTTGAGCGCCAACGTGACGGTGCGCGTAGTGGTGCAGGACCAGAACGACAACGCCCCGGTCATCGTGGCGCCGTGGCGGCCCCAGGGttcggtggtggaggaggtcatCCCCCGCTCGGCCGACAAGGGCCACCTGATCGCCAAGGTGATCGCCATCGACGCCGACGCGGAGCAGAACGCCCGCGTCACCTACCAGGTGCTGCAGATGAGCGACGCCTCGCTGTTCAGCCTGGACCAGTACAACGGCGAGATCCGCACCGCGCGCATGTTCAGCTACCGCGACCCGCGCCAGCAGCGGCTGGTCATCGTCGCCAAGGACAACGGGGAGCCGCCGCTGTCGGCCACGGTGACGGTGAAGATCGCCACGGTGGAGAACGCCCTGCCCTTCTCCGAGGCCACGGAGGTGCCCATCGAGTACGACGTGTTCACCGACCTCAACCTGTACCTGGTCATCGGCCTGGGCGCCGTCTCCTTCCTGCTGCTCATCACCATCCTGGTCATCATCGTGCTCAAGTGCCAGAAGCCCAAGCCCAAGCCGCTGAAGATGCCGCCGCCCAACCGCAACAGCGTCATCagccgcaacagcatcatcAGCCAGCGCAGCTCCACCATCGCCGACTCCACGCTCATCTCCAGCGACGCCTACTGGTACAGCCTCTTCCTGGCCGAGACGCGCAAGGGCAACGTGGTGGTGCGTCAGCCCATCGTCCCCAAGGGCGCCGGCTACTTCGTGTCCAGCATACCCCGGAGCATCGGCCCGTCGGAGATCAGCGACTCCCGGGCCTCCACCCTCGAG TACTCCAAATGA